In Treponema sp. OMZ 798, the following proteins share a genomic window:
- a CDS encoding NAD(+) synthase: MDKKKGLNFCIEELGFYRVSVSSPKISLADIDENLNLHLQEIKKAEKDGANLILFPQLSITGASLGSVFKQSLLIEKAFDAVRLIAEKTKQFSILSVVGLPFLYSNKLYSCSAVIGSGRLIALVPHLPSEFLSPHFYDFEDEPCLVPFCGENIPFGKDFKFIVSHKDSYNLGKGFSFSFDASSYSDLILAPLAEPSKPLGASAMRQGYKAFSAAKKSALAFVNCGIGESVSDYIFAGECGIFENGKELRFTQGLKDPLLKKLSLTSKEEPYISSDIDMEFLKGQKLGLKFSKKPASDWEILIEKEKLNTKKTLDYYVQKNPFLPYCDDLHKNFIYKNFFSELIFFQGSALASRLQFIGCSKCVVGISGGLDSSLALLASAYSLKLLNIDLKNLYAVTMPGFGTTEKTKNNASALAEILGCTLLEIPIGKAMVQHFSDIGQDMDNHDIAYENAQARERTQILMDKANQIGGIMVGSGDLSEAALGWMTYGGDQMSMYEVNSSIPKTLLKDCILAFAENKIFFEDEKKNAAFFELLSNIINTPVSPELLPPKNGEISQKTEDIIGPYQLHDFFIYHAIGNGFSPKKVYFLALETFKDDAYSETEILKWLNIFYKRFFSQQFKRSCSPEGASVTGFSLSPRGAWLMPSEISVKIWQKELEFLVKIM; the protein is encoded by the coding sequence GAAAGATGGTGCAAACCTGATTCTTTTTCCCCAACTTTCGATTACAGGGGCATCATTAGGTTCAGTTTTTAAACAGTCTCTTTTAATCGAAAAAGCCTTTGATGCAGTAAGACTTATAGCCGAAAAGACTAAGCAATTTTCTATTTTGTCCGTTGTGGGCCTTCCTTTTTTGTATAGTAATAAACTTTATTCTTGCTCGGCGGTAATCGGGAGCGGAAGGCTTATAGCCCTTGTGCCGCATCTTCCTTCAGAATTTTTAAGTCCTCATTTTTACGATTTTGAAGATGAACCTTGTCTGGTTCCATTTTGCGGAGAAAATATTCCTTTTGGAAAAGATTTTAAATTTATTGTAAGCCATAAGGATTCTTATAATCTTGGCAAGGGTTTTTCGTTTTCTTTTGATGCTTCTTCTTATTCGGATCTTATTTTAGCTCCGCTTGCTGAGCCTTCAAAACCTCTTGGTGCGTCTGCTATGAGGCAAGGGTATAAGGCCTTTTCTGCCGCAAAAAAATCGGCCCTTGCCTTTGTAAACTGCGGAATCGGGGAGTCTGTTTCGGATTATATTTTTGCAGGAGAGTGCGGCATATTTGAAAACGGAAAGGAACTAAGGTTTACTCAAGGTTTAAAAGACCCGCTTTTGAAAAAGCTGTCTCTTACTTCAAAAGAAGAACCTTACATATCTTCCGATATCGATATGGAATTTTTAAAGGGGCAAAAACTAGGTTTGAAGTTTTCAAAAAAGCCTGCTTCCGATTGGGAAATTTTAATAGAAAAAGAAAAGTTGAATACTAAAAAGACTTTAGATTATTATGTACAAAAAAATCCTTTTTTACCTTATTGCGATGATCTTCATAAAAATTTTATATATAAGAATTTCTTTTCGGAGCTTATTTTTTTCCAAGGCTCTGCCCTCGCAAGCCGCCTTCAGTTTATAGGCTGCTCAAAATGCGTGGTAGGCATTTCAGGAGGCTTGGATTCTTCTTTAGCCCTCCTTGCATCTGCATATTCCCTTAAACTTTTAAACATTGATTTAAAAAACCTCTATGCTGTTACAATGCCCGGCTTTGGGACAACCGAAAAAACAAAGAACAATGCTTCGGCTCTGGCAGAAATTTTAGGCTGTACTCTTTTGGAAATTCCTATCGGGAAGGCTATGGTTCAGCACTTTTCAGATATAGGGCAGGATATGGATAATCATGATATTGCTTATGAAAATGCCCAGGCCCGTGAAAGGACCCAAATTTTGATGGATAAGGCGAACCAAATCGGCGGAATTATGGTTGGGTCAGGAGACCTCTCTGAGGCAGCCCTGGGCTGGATGACATACGGGGGCGACCAGATGTCTATGTATGAGGTCAATTCTTCAATTCCAAAGACCCTTTTAAAAGATTGCATCCTTGCCTTTGCCGAAAATAAGATTTTCTTTGAAGATGAAAAGAAAAACGCAGCCTTTTTTGAGCTTCTATCAAATATTATAAATACGCCTGTAAGCCCTGAGCTTCTTCCGCCTAAAAACGGAGAAATTTCACAAAAGACCGAGGATATAATAGGCCCATATCAGCTTCACGATTTTTTTATTTATCATGCAATAGGGAACGGTTTTTCTCCTAAAAAGGTTTATTTTCTTGCCCTTGAAACCTTTAAGGATGACGCTTATTCTGAGACCGAAATTTTAAAATGGCTGAATATTTTTTATAAGAGATTTTTCTCTCAGCAGTTTAAAAGATCATGCAGTCCCGAAGGAGCCTCCGTTACCGGTTTTTCTCTTTCTCCCAGAGGAGCTTGGCTTATGCCCTCCGAAATCTCGGTAAAAATATGGCAAAAAGAGCTTGAATTTTTAGTTAAAATAATGTAA
- a CDS encoding DedA family protein yields the protein MLAAFLNWIGNYITYFPLVVFIGLFLGGFNIPISEDVLVAMSAILSQGEKASIPHFLSALYFGAIISDCMVYGWGRLIAKGSISMGLFSKIITKENTYRLLKALQKHGVFTFIVCRFIPFGVRNAVSMTSGFVKYPFYKFLIYDSIAAVCNITVLYSLVYFFGSKGGDFMKIFGIVMFALFLAAGAYLVSSGKLFQFADKKLDQEKK from the coding sequence ATGCTGGCAGCTTTTTTGAATTGGATAGGTAACTATATAACTTATTTTCCCTTGGTAGTTTTTATCGGCCTCTTCCTTGGAGGCTTTAATATACCTATTTCGGAAGACGTTCTTGTTGCAATGTCAGCTATTCTTTCACAAGGTGAAAAGGCTTCAATTCCCCATTTTTTGTCTGCTCTGTACTTTGGTGCCATTATAAGTGATTGTATGGTATATGGCTGGGGGAGGCTTATTGCTAAGGGTTCCATATCGATGGGCCTTTTTTCAAAGATTATAACAAAGGAAAACACTTACCGTCTTTTAAAGGCTCTTCAAAAACACGGCGTGTTTACCTTTATAGTTTGCCGCTTTATCCCTTTCGGAGTTCGGAATGCCGTATCTATGACGAGCGGTTTTGTAAAATACCCATTTTATAAATTCCTGATCTATGATTCAATTGCTGCAGTATGCAATATTACCGTATTATACAGTCTGGTTTACTTTTTTGGAAGTAAGGGCGGCGATTTTATGAAGATATTCGGAATCGTAATGTTTGCCCTATTCTTGGCAGCCGGTGCCTATCTTGTCAGTTCCGGAAAGCTCTTTCAGTTTGCCGACAAAAAACTCGACCAAGAAAAAAAATAA
- a CDS encoding ABC-F family ATP-binding cassette domain-containing protein translates to MPFIQLSKISLAFGDRDILKDVTLILTAGTKAALTGANGCGKSTLMKIVAGQMKADSGEIASEKYTSIAYLPQSGIVHKGKTLAEEAETAFAYGYDIIKAMDETGEKMKTEKDEQKLLALANDYHALQTRLENSGWNAKKGLIDETLRGLGFSSSDFNKNTEEFSGGRQMRIALAKVLLQNADIIVLDEPTNYLDIEARSWLELWLKKFKGGFLLVSHDRYFLDQTVNETYELFKGNLKKYKGTYSDYERIRTVELEGLIKAYEQQQEEIAKTEDFIRKFRYTESRAALVQDRIRRLEKMERIELPEHLKKIRFSFPPAPHSGKIVLQAEGISRAYVTASGTHRVIENLDLTVEKGERLVLAGKNGAGKSTLLRILAGEDKDFTGSLKEGAGVRMGYFSQDESETITGSESIIDLLERSAPTELVPKLYDMLAAFLFRGDDIYKSLSVLSGGEKSRLALLLLLLKPLNLLILDEPTNHLDLHSKDVLLDALKRFEGTVIFVSHDKGFIQDLATRVLELKADEEGLQPSRVRNFPGTYDYYLYRIEQEEADDDSKTSINGTKPQAATQPISSAALSYEEQKKLRSERRKLEKEEERLLNEIEKCEAEIAENEALLAEPEVYSNGEKSRAVQKKIEELRTRAEELSESWADAAAKLEAYG, encoded by the coding sequence ATGCCCTTTATACAGCTTTCAAAGATTTCCCTTGCCTTTGGGGACAGAGACATTTTAAAAGACGTTACCCTAATTTTAACGGCCGGAACAAAGGCTGCCCTTACGGGAGCAAACGGCTGCGGCAAATCTACCTTAATGAAGATTGTTGCAGGTCAGATGAAAGCCGACTCTGGGGAGATAGCCTCGGAAAAATATACATCAATAGCCTACTTACCCCAGTCCGGAATCGTCCACAAGGGAAAAACCTTGGCAGAAGAAGCCGAAACGGCCTTTGCTTACGGCTACGATATTATCAAAGCCATGGATGAGACAGGCGAAAAGATGAAAACAGAAAAGGACGAGCAAAAGCTCCTAGCCTTGGCAAACGATTATCACGCCTTGCAAACAAGGCTTGAAAATTCGGGCTGGAATGCAAAAAAGGGCCTTATCGATGAAACCTTACGCGGCTTGGGCTTTTCTTCTTCCGATTTTAATAAGAACACAGAAGAATTTTCAGGCGGCCGGCAAATGCGCATAGCCCTTGCAAAGGTTCTTTTACAAAATGCAGATATAATTGTTCTTGACGAGCCCACGAACTACCTCGATATCGAAGCCCGCTCTTGGCTTGAGCTTTGGCTTAAAAAATTTAAGGGAGGCTTTTTACTTGTAAGCCATGACCGCTACTTTTTGGATCAAACCGTAAACGAAACTTACGAGCTTTTTAAGGGAAACTTAAAAAAATATAAGGGAACCTACAGCGATTATGAAAGAATAAGGACTGTAGAACTTGAAGGCCTTATCAAAGCTTATGAGCAGCAGCAAGAAGAAATTGCCAAAACCGAAGACTTTATCCGAAAATTCAGGTATACGGAAAGCCGAGCCGCCTTGGTTCAGGACAGAATAAGGCGGCTCGAAAAGATGGAAAGGATAGAGCTTCCCGAGCACCTAAAAAAAATACGCTTCAGCTTTCCTCCGGCCCCTCATTCGGGTAAAATTGTCTTACAGGCAGAAGGAATAAGCAGGGCCTACGTAACGGCATCCGGTACTCACAGGGTAATCGAAAATTTGGATTTGACAGTCGAAAAGGGAGAACGCCTTGTTTTAGCCGGAAAAAACGGAGCAGGCAAGTCAACTCTCTTGCGTATTCTGGCAGGAGAGGATAAGGATTTTACGGGCAGCTTAAAAGAAGGAGCCGGGGTTAGAATGGGCTATTTTTCTCAAGACGAATCGGAGACCATTACGGGAAGCGAAAGCATAATAGATCTCCTCGAACGCTCGGCCCCTACCGAACTTGTTCCTAAACTATACGATATGCTTGCAGCCTTTTTGTTCCGAGGGGACGATATCTATAAAAGCCTTTCGGTACTATCCGGAGGAGAAAAATCGAGGCTAGCCCTCCTCCTTCTTCTTTTAAAACCATTGAACCTTTTAATCTTGGACGAACCCACAAACCACTTGGACCTTCACTCCAAGGATGTGCTCTTGGATGCCTTAAAACGCTTTGAGGGAACCGTAATCTTTGTGTCTCACGACAAGGGTTTTATACAAGACCTTGCAACGCGAGTCTTGGAACTCAAGGCCGATGAAGAAGGATTACAGCCTTCAAGGGTAAGGAATTTTCCGGGAACCTATGATTATTACCTTTACCGCATTGAACAAGAAGAAGCCGATGACGACTCCAAAACTTCCATAAATGGAACAAAACCTCAAGCAGCAACTCAGCCGATAAGCTCGGCCGCACTTTCCTATGAGGAGCAAAAAAAGCTCCGCTCGGAAAGAAGAAAATTAGAAAAAGAAGAAGAGCGGCTATTAAACGAAATAGAAAAATGCGAAGCGGAAATAGCCGAAAATGAAGCCCTCCTAGCCGAACCCGAAGTCTATTCCAACGGCGAAAAAAGCAGGGCCGTGCAGAAAAAAATAGAGGAGCTGAGAACAAGGGCTGAAGAACTTTCGGAAAGCTGGGCAGACGCAGCTGCCAAGTTGGAAGCCTATGGCTAA